In one Sandaracinaceae bacterium genomic region, the following are encoded:
- a CDS encoding serine/threonine-protein phosphatase → MSGLKITLSARTDVGRVRGHNEDAYIALDLARADVQVGNGELVELEVGPQGALVGVSDGMGGSQAGEIASAMVVQSLDQSLRAESHSSPDDILKEAVERANREVHEAGREPGRAGMGATLTAVLVRDTHAHIASVGDSRAYLLREGRLRQMTRDQSYVQVLLDAGLIKEQDAAHSAFSSIILQSMGQKEDVQVALGRLELRRGDRLLICSDGVTGHLNDTDLAEVLKSRDSVDVITQRLVDMANERGGSDNITAVVADVTGDALRRVAGPETVTQTFQVISEFASPVKKSNGGAAASAPPAVERDGWDDDSQTKDPNTAPAAPASSGSTSSSPAAGSAGLIAGFIALVVVAAGVGYWLFAG, encoded by the coding sequence ATGAGCGGACTGAAGATCACACTCTCGGCCAGGACCGATGTCGGACGGGTTCGTGGCCACAACGAGGACGCCTACATCGCCCTGGACCTGGCCCGCGCCGACGTCCAGGTCGGCAACGGCGAGCTGGTGGAGCTCGAGGTCGGGCCGCAGGGCGCCCTGGTGGGCGTGTCCGACGGCATGGGCGGCTCCCAGGCGGGCGAGATCGCCAGCGCCATGGTGGTGCAGTCGCTGGACCAGTCGCTGCGCGCCGAGAGCCACAGCTCCCCGGACGACATCCTCAAGGAGGCCGTGGAGCGCGCCAACCGTGAGGTGCACGAGGCCGGCCGCGAGCCGGGCCGCGCGGGCATGGGCGCCACGCTGACCGCCGTGCTGGTGCGCGACACCCACGCGCACATCGCCTCGGTGGGTGACTCGCGGGCCTACCTGCTGCGCGAGGGCCGGCTGCGTCAGATGACGCGCGACCAGAGCTACGTGCAGGTGCTGCTCGATGCGGGCCTCATCAAGGAACAAGACGCCGCGCACTCGGCGTTCAGCAGCATCATCCTGCAGAGCATGGGCCAGAAGGAAGACGTGCAGGTGGCCCTCGGCCGGCTCGAGCTGCGCCGCGGCGACCGCCTGCTCATCTGCTCGGATGGCGTGACGGGGCACCTCAACGACACCGACCTGGCCGAGGTCCTCAAGTCGCGCGACAGCGTGGACGTCATCACGCAGCGCCTCGTGGACATGGCCAACGAGCGTGGCGGCAGCGACAACATCACCGCGGTGGTGGCCGACGTCACGGGCGACGCGCTGCGCCGCGTGGCGGGGCCCGAGACCGTCACGCAGACCTTCCAGGTCATCTCGGAGTTCGCGAGTCCGGTGAAGAAGTCGAACGGTGGCGCCGCCGCCTCGGCGCCTCCCGCCGTGGAGCGCGACGGCTGGGACGACGACTCGCAGACCAAGGACCCGAACACCGCGCCGGCCGCACCCGCCAGCAGCGGCAGCACGAGCAGCAGCCCCGCGGCCGGCTCGGCCGGCTTGATTGCCGGCTTCATCGCGCTGGTGGTGGTGGCCGCTGGCGTGGGCTACTGGCTCTTCGCGGGCTGA
- a CDS encoding transporter, which produces MLVGAWGLAATEARACATCSVGDRTLTSMGAAQPYPNRVRLSVGLRQREDGVGTPGVDALELRELRVELAAAYSPTRWLTLSLLAPVLRRDVLYANLARSVSWDFGDLDFVARAVVFRDRAFAPRHLLSTLVGLEVPTARAQRDRQGQVLPLELQAGSGSWDPSLGLSYAHFADPWSVYVSSVLSLPTRGFDDSRGGASWRTVADLQVQPTNGFGIRMGGLLRVDAVSRENGGPEPDSGGAIVYATMGFVASPATDLILQAGIAVPVVNALTGQHREGLAVNLGVSLDL; this is translated from the coding sequence GTGCTCGTGGGCGCGTGGGGGCTCGCGGCCACCGAAGCGCGCGCTTGCGCCACGTGCTCCGTGGGCGACCGCACGCTCACCAGCATGGGCGCAGCGCAGCCTTACCCCAACCGGGTGCGGCTCTCCGTGGGCCTGCGGCAGCGTGAAGACGGCGTGGGCACCCCGGGGGTGGACGCCCTCGAGCTGCGCGAGCTGCGCGTGGAGCTGGCGGCGGCCTACTCGCCCACCCGCTGGCTCACGCTCTCGCTGCTGGCGCCCGTGCTGCGGCGCGACGTGCTGTACGCCAACCTGGCGCGCTCGGTGTCGTGGGACTTCGGCGACCTCGACTTCGTGGCCCGCGCGGTGGTGTTCCGCGACCGCGCCTTCGCGCCCCGCCACCTGCTGAGCACGCTGGTGGGCCTCGAGGTGCCCACGGCGCGTGCGCAGCGGGACCGGCAGGGACAGGTGCTGCCGCTCGAGCTGCAGGCCGGCTCGGGCAGCTGGGACCCCTCGCTCGGGCTCAGCTACGCGCACTTCGCAGACCCGTGGTCGGTCTACGTGTCCAGCGTGCTCAGCCTGCCCACGCGCGGCTTCGACGACTCGCGCGGCGGGGCCTCGTGGCGCACCGTGGCTGACCTGCAGGTGCAGCCCACCAACGGCTTCGGCATTCGCATGGGCGGGCTGCTGCGGGTGGACGCCGTGTCGCGCGAGAACGGCGGCCCCGAGCCCGACTCGGGCGGCGCCATCGTGTACGCCACCATGGGCTTCGTGGCGTCACCCGCCACCGACCTCATCCTCCAGGCGGGCATCGCGGTGCCCGTCGTGAACGCACTCACCGGGCAGCACCGCGAAGGGCTGGCCGTGAACCTGGGAGTCTCGCTTGACCTCTGA
- a CDS encoding SRPBCC family protein, which produces MTDLSRFATYALETGARMTASPLQHTAQTRVDASQQELFAFVTDFNRIGDFIPMIKRSYSDDTNAVVPGQVGAVRVIYAHGAPKPTLETVKAFEAPRLLAYSAADENLFGMFTEHLSVITAEPHPDGGSVFTWLAYGKPAKNPVVRLAGKGMFAGVLTAGTRNLAKRLSR; this is translated from the coding sequence ATGACCGACCTCTCCCGCTTTGCCACGTACGCCCTCGAGACCGGGGCCCGCATGACCGCCTCGCCGCTGCAGCACACCGCCCAGACGCGCGTCGATGCCAGCCAGCAGGAGCTGTTCGCGTTCGTCACGGACTTCAACCGCATCGGGGACTTCATCCCCATGATCAAGCGCTCGTACTCGGACGACACCAACGCCGTGGTGCCCGGCCAGGTCGGCGCCGTGCGCGTCATCTATGCCCACGGCGCGCCCAAGCCCACGCTCGAGACGGTGAAGGCCTTCGAGGCCCCGCGCCTGCTGGCGTATTCCGCGGCGGACGAGAACCTGTTCGGCATGTTCACCGAGCACCTGAGCGTGATCACGGCCGAGCCGCACCCGGATGGCGGCAGCGTGTTCACGTGGCTGGCCTACGGGAAGCCCGCCAAGAACCCCGTGGTGCGCCTGGCCGGCAAGGGCATGTTCGCGGGCGTGCTCACGGCGGGCACGCGGAACTTGGCCAAGCGGCTTTCGCGCTGA
- the nspC gene encoding carboxynorspermidine decarboxylase codes for MHGIDVTDIETPAFVIDLGALEDNLRILGEVQRDAGCKILLALKGYAAFSTFGLVKKYLAGATSSSPHEAQLAREELGGEVHAYAPAYSNTDMTEILRFAEHVVVNSPAQLRQHGPRVREAGVDIGLRINPEHSEVAVPLYDPCAPGSRLGTTRAAFDAAGVTAEELDGLHFHTLCELGSDALERTLVAVERGFGDVIPKMKWVNFGGGHHITRPEYDRALLVRLVKDFQQRHGVAVYLEPGEAIGIRTGILVSRVLDIVQNGAVAIAILDTSATAHMPDVLEMPYRPEVVGGALPGEKPHTYRLGGLTCLAGDVIGDYSFGAPLNIGDKLVFLDMAHYTMVKTSTFNGVRLPDIALWDPATKTHQVVRRFGYQDYKSRLG; via the coding sequence GTGCACGGCATCGACGTCACCGACATCGAGACGCCCGCGTTCGTCATCGACCTGGGCGCGCTCGAAGACAACCTGCGCATCCTGGGCGAGGTGCAGCGCGACGCGGGCTGCAAGATCCTGCTGGCCCTCAAGGGCTACGCGGCGTTCAGCACGTTCGGCCTGGTGAAGAAGTACCTGGCCGGGGCCACCAGCAGCTCGCCGCACGAGGCGCAGCTGGCGCGCGAAGAGCTGGGTGGCGAGGTGCACGCGTATGCGCCGGCCTACAGCAACACGGACATGACCGAGATCCTGCGCTTCGCGGAGCACGTGGTGGTGAACAGCCCCGCGCAGCTGCGCCAGCACGGGCCGCGCGTGCGCGAGGCGGGCGTGGACATCGGGCTGCGCATCAACCCGGAGCACTCGGAGGTGGCGGTGCCGCTCTATGACCCGTGCGCGCCGGGCTCGCGCCTGGGCACCACGCGGGCGGCCTTCGATGCCGCCGGTGTCACCGCCGAAGAGCTGGACGGGCTGCACTTCCACACGCTGTGCGAGCTGGGCAGCGACGCCCTCGAGCGCACGCTCGTGGCGGTGGAGCGCGGCTTCGGCGATGTGATCCCGAAGATGAAGTGGGTGAACTTCGGCGGCGGGCACCACATCACGCGGCCGGAGTACGACCGCGCGCTCTTGGTGCGCCTGGTGAAGGACTTCCAGCAGCGCCACGGCGTGGCGGTCTACCTCGAGCCGGGCGAGGCCATCGGCATTCGCACCGGCATCCTGGTGAGCCGCGTGCTGGACATCGTGCAGAACGGCGCGGTGGCCATCGCCATCTTGGATACGTCGGCCACGGCGCACATGCCCGACGTGCTGGAGATGCCCTACCGCCCCGAGGTGGTGGGCGGCGCGCTGCCCGGTGAGAAGCCGCACACCTATCGCTTGGGTGGGCTCACCTGCTTGGCCGGCGACGTGATCGGCGACTACAGCTTCGGCGCCCCGCTCAACATCGGCGACAAGCTCGTGTTCCTGGACATGGCGCACTACACCATGGTGAAGACCAGCACGTTCAACGGCGTGCGGCTGCCGGACATCGCGCTGTGGGACCCGGCCACCAAGACGCACCAGGTGGTGCGGCGCTTCGGCTACCAAGACTACAAGAGCCGCCTCGGCTGA
- a CDS encoding saccharopine dehydrogenase family protein yields the protein MSKVLIVGAGGVGGVVAHKCAMNPEVFTDILLASRTVSRCEKIQAEIKELHGRDIRVAALDAMDVPATVALLKAEKPALLINVALPYQDLVLMDACLATGTPYLDTANYEPPDEAKFEYSWQWAYQERFQKAGLMALLGSGFDPGVTNVYCAYAQQNLFDEIHTVDILDCNGGDHGHAFATNFNPEINIREITQKGKYWEKGQWVEIEPMSQSMMFDFPGVGPRKAYLLYHEELESLCQNLKGLERIRFWMTFGDEYITHLRVLQNVGMTSIEPIEFQGQQIVPIQFLKALLPDPSSLAANYTGKTSIGCLIEGVKDGKPKKVFIYNICDHAECYREVRAQAVSYTTGVPAVTGAIMMLTGQWKGAGVFNMEQFEAKPFLAEVSKQGLPYEIAEH from the coding sequence ATGAGCAAGGTCCTGATCGTCGGTGCGGGTGGTGTGGGTGGCGTGGTGGCGCACAAGTGCGCGATGAACCCGGAGGTCTTCACCGACATCCTGCTGGCCAGCCGCACGGTGTCGCGCTGCGAGAAGATCCAGGCCGAGATCAAAGAGCTGCACGGCCGCGACATCCGCGTGGCCGCGCTGGACGCCATGGACGTGCCGGCCACGGTGGCGCTCTTGAAGGCCGAGAAGCCCGCGCTGCTCATCAACGTGGCGCTGCCCTACCAGGACCTGGTGCTCATGGACGCGTGCCTCGCGACCGGCACGCCGTACCTGGACACCGCCAACTACGAGCCGCCCGACGAGGCCAAGTTCGAGTACAGCTGGCAGTGGGCCTACCAGGAGCGCTTCCAGAAGGCGGGCCTCATGGCGCTGCTGGGCTCGGGCTTCGACCCGGGCGTGACCAACGTCTACTGCGCCTACGCGCAGCAGAACCTGTTCGACGAGATCCACACGGTGGACATCCTGGACTGCAACGGCGGCGACCACGGGCACGCGTTCGCCACCAACTTCAACCCGGAGATCAACATCCGGGAGATCACGCAGAAGGGGAAGTACTGGGAGAAGGGCCAGTGGGTGGAGATCGAGCCCATGAGCCAGTCCATGATGTTCGACTTCCCCGGCGTGGGGCCCCGCAAGGCGTACCTGCTCTACCACGAGGAGCTCGAGTCGCTCTGCCAGAACCTCAAGGGGCTCGAGCGCATCCGCTTCTGGATGACCTTCGGCGACGAGTACATCACGCACCTGCGCGTGCTCCAGAACGTGGGCATGACCAGCATCGAGCCCATCGAGTTCCAGGGGCAGCAGATCGTGCCCATCCAGTTCCTGAAGGCGCTGCTGCCGGACCCCAGCTCGCTGGCCGCCAACTACACCGGCAAGACCAGCATCGGCTGCCTCATCGAGGGCGTGAAGGACGGCAAGCCCAAGAAGGTGTTCATCTACAACATCTGCGACCACGCCGAGTGCTACCGCGAGGTGCGCGCGCAGGCGGTCAGCTACACCACGGGCGTGCCCGCGGTCACCGGCGCCATCATGATGCTCACGGGCCAGTGGAAGGGCGCGGGCGTGTTCAACATGGAGCAGTTCGAGGCGAAGCCGTTCCTGGCCGAGGTCAGCAAGCAGGGCCTGCCCTACGAGATCGCGGAGCACTGA
- a CDS encoding 3'-5' exonuclease — protein MRGNQDSVCGCFPTGRHYPGIADLIARAIQNIEGLCEQWGASDSWSEIPLAVIDFETTGTNPEQDRIIEVGVVCFHRGQLTRREALLINPGMPIPAEATAVHTITDQEVEGAPSFAEALPALAAMLAGHLPVAYNAAFDRGFLLAETERNKHALAGFQGELPPALRTDVVWLDPLIWAREILKDQKSRRLGDVAAHFGIALEQAHRAAGDAEATGWVLLALADHMPRVYGELVRLQTRYGAFQDADRMSWQRR, from the coding sequence ATGCGCGGCAATCAAGACTCGGTGTGCGGCTGCTTCCCCACGGGGCGGCACTACCCTGGCATCGCGGACCTCATCGCCCGCGCCATCCAGAACATCGAGGGGCTGTGTGAGCAGTGGGGGGCGAGCGACTCGTGGTCCGAGATCCCGCTGGCCGTCATCGACTTCGAGACCACGGGCACCAACCCCGAGCAGGACCGCATCATCGAGGTGGGCGTGGTGTGCTTCCACCGCGGCCAGCTCACCCGCCGCGAGGCGCTGCTGATCAACCCCGGCATGCCCATCCCCGCCGAGGCCACCGCGGTGCACACCATCACCGACCAAGAGGTGGAGGGCGCGCCGTCGTTCGCCGAGGCGCTGCCCGCGCTCGCGGCCATGCTCGCGGGGCACCTGCCGGTGGCCTACAACGCGGCCTTCGACCGGGGCTTCCTGCTGGCCGAGACCGAGCGCAACAAGCACGCGCTGGCCGGCTTTCAGGGCGAGCTGCCGCCAGCGCTGCGCACCGACGTGGTGTGGCTGGACCCGCTCATCTGGGCGCGCGAGATCCTGAAAGACCAGAAGAGCCGGCGCCTGGGCGACGTGGCGGCCCACTTCGGCATCGCGCTCGAGCAGGCGCACCGCGCGGCGGGCGACGCCGAGGCCACCGGCTGGGTGCTGCTGGCCCTGGCCGACCACATGCCGCGCGTCTACGGCGAGCTGGTGCGCCTCCAGACCCGCTACGGCGCGTTCCAGGACGCCGACCGGATGAGCTGGCAGCGCCGCTGA
- the gluQ gene encoding tRNA glutamyl-Q(34) synthetase GluQRS, with translation MYTTRYAPSPTGAMHLGHARTALLAWLRARSQGGRIVMRIEDLDPPRVKPGAADAILRDHLWLGLDWDEGPVFQSTRTDAYEAALEQLRVAGRCYPCTCTRREIEAALSSAPHAGELEGELVYPGTCRVHGARTDRPAALRFAASPEDARFERFEDVLQGVVERRLGGDFVIRRSDGLFAYQLAVVVDDAAQGVTEVVRGDDLLSSTPRQLALYAALGHAAPRFLHVGLVLAEDGGRLAKRLGSVALADYAGGGVTPERVLGFLGRSLGVQETDAPTSLAELLAGFDLGRVPRGPVSAVFPAAGLAGG, from the coding sequence GTGTACACCACTCGCTACGCACCTTCGCCCACGGGGGCCATGCACCTCGGCCACGCGCGCACGGCGCTGCTGGCATGGCTGCGGGCCCGCTCGCAGGGCGGCCGCATCGTGATGCGCATCGAGGACCTGGACCCGCCGCGCGTGAAGCCGGGCGCCGCCGACGCGATCTTGCGGGACCACCTGTGGCTGGGGCTCGACTGGGACGAGGGGCCCGTGTTCCAGAGCACCCGCACGGACGCGTATGAAGCCGCGCTCGAGCAGCTTCGGGTGGCTGGCCGGTGCTACCCGTGCACGTGCACGCGCCGTGAGATCGAGGCCGCGTTGAGCAGCGCCCCGCACGCGGGAGAGCTCGAGGGCGAGCTGGTGTATCCCGGCACGTGCCGTGTGCACGGGGCTCGGACGGATCGCCCCGCCGCGCTGCGCTTCGCCGCGAGCCCGGAGGACGCGCGTTTCGAGCGCTTCGAAGACGTGCTGCAGGGCGTGGTGGAGCGGCGGCTCGGTGGTGACTTCGTGATCCGCCGGAGCGACGGGTTGTTCGCGTATCAGCTCGCCGTGGTAGTGGACGACGCGGCCCAGGGGGTCACCGAGGTGGTGCGCGGCGATGATCTGCTGAGCAGCACCCCGCGCCAGCTCGCGTTGTATGCCGCGCTCGGACATGCGGCCCCGCGGTTCCTGCACGTGGGGTTGGTGCTGGCGGAGGACGGCGGGCGGCTGGCCAAGCGTCTGGGGAGCGTGGCGCTCGCGGACTACGCCGGGGGGGGGGTGACCCCGGAGCGGGTGCTGGGGTTCCTTGGGCGGTCCCTCGGGGTGCAGGAGACGGATGCGCCCACGTCGCTGGCGGAGCTGCTTGCGGGGTTTGATCTCGGGCGTGTGCCACGGGGCCCGGTGAGCGCTGTGTTCCCCGCAGCCGGATTGGCGGGTGGCTGA
- a CDS encoding addiction module protein produces the protein MTSTAEKILEDALALPEAERVALVSALEASLTGAIDLSPEWKTEIARRIHAVESGESRLVPGEEVAARVRAALHPR, from the coding sequence GTGACCTCCACGGCCGAAAAGATCCTCGAAGACGCGCTCGCGCTTCCCGAGGCGGAGCGGGTAGCGCTAGTGTCCGCGCTCGAAGCGAGCCTGACCGGCGCCATCGACCTCAGTCCCGAGTGGAAGACCGAGATCGCGCGGCGCATCCATGCGGTGGAGTCCGGAGAGTCCCGTCTCGTCCCCGGTGAAGAGGTGGCCGCGCGCGTTCGGGCAGCCTTGCACCCTCGCTGA
- a CDS encoding MATE family efflux transporter yields MLDSSATAQPPVAPTLRVLLTLAWPVVLARATQSVIGFTDAYMVAPLGEAELAATTTGALDMFTVILFPLGMVFILQSFASQLRGRGELGAIRRYARYGLVIALAAGVVGLGLVPLVPRVIGLLGYEPAVAASMTEYVGVRLFSVGAAVGVEALGNWYGGLGNTRLPMVVSILTMLANLLGNWLLISPRFGLPGYGVMGAAAASTIATFVGFTVMLVAFSRDVGFELPKGDVRMRRDEFLRVVRFGAPNGVNWLLEFAAFALFVNVVVGALGTTPLAALNVVIQVNSIAFMPAFGLATAGAILVGEAIGGGRPEDVPRIVRLTLGTAATFMLALGLIYLAFPEAIMSLFAHDPEGSAALVSVGASMLSMSVLWQLFDAVGITLGEALRAAGDTTWCMLARLFIAWGVFMPLAFAAVRVWDAGTTGAMLALCAYLAVLSLALSARFLSGRWRTIQLVGHDVVV; encoded by the coding sequence ATGCTGGACTCCTCCGCCACCGCGCAGCCTCCCGTCGCCCCGACGCTCCGCGTGCTGCTCACGCTGGCGTGGCCCGTTGTGCTGGCGCGCGCCACGCAGTCGGTCATCGGGTTCACGGACGCGTACATGGTTGCCCCGTTGGGCGAGGCCGAGCTCGCCGCGACCACCACGGGGGCGCTCGACATGTTCACCGTGATTCTCTTCCCGCTCGGCATGGTGTTCATCCTCCAGAGCTTCGCCTCGCAGCTCCGCGGGCGCGGTGAGCTGGGTGCGATCCGTCGCTACGCGCGCTACGGCCTCGTCATCGCGCTGGCCGCGGGCGTCGTGGGCCTCGGTCTGGTGCCGCTCGTCCCCCGGGTGATCGGCCTTCTCGGCTACGAGCCCGCCGTCGCCGCGAGCATGACCGAGTACGTCGGCGTGCGGCTCTTCTCGGTCGGCGCCGCCGTTGGCGTGGAGGCGCTCGGCAACTGGTACGGTGGGCTCGGAAACACGCGCCTCCCCATGGTGGTCAGCATCCTCACCATGCTCGCCAACCTCCTCGGGAATTGGCTGCTCATCTCCCCCCGCTTCGGCCTGCCGGGCTATGGCGTGATGGGGGCGGCGGCGGCGAGCACCATCGCAACGTTCGTGGGCTTCACGGTCATGCTAGTGGCGTTCTCGCGGGACGTGGGCTTCGAGCTCCCGAAGGGAGACGTGCGCATGCGGCGCGACGAGTTCCTGCGTGTCGTTCGCTTCGGCGCACCGAACGGGGTGAACTGGCTGCTCGAGTTCGCCGCGTTCGCGCTGTTCGTCAACGTGGTCGTGGGGGCCCTCGGGACCACGCCGCTCGCGGCCCTCAACGTCGTCATCCAGGTGAACTCGATCGCCTTCATGCCGGCGTTCGGACTCGCCACCGCAGGAGCCATCCTCGTGGGCGAGGCCATCGGCGGCGGTCGACCCGAGGACGTGCCGCGCATCGTGCGGCTCACCCTCGGGACCGCCGCCACGTTCATGCTGGCGCTCGGCTTGATCTACCTGGCGTTCCCCGAGGCCATCATGTCGCTGTTCGCCCACGATCCGGAGGGTTCCGCAGCGCTCGTCAGCGTGGGGGCGTCCATGCTCTCCATGTCGGTGCTGTGGCAGCTCTTCGACGCGGTGGGGATCACCCTGGGCGAGGCGCTGCGCGCCGCGGGGGACACGACATGGTGCATGCTCGCGCGACTCTTCATCGCGTGGGGGGTGTTCATGCCGCTCGCGTTCGCAGCGGTGCGCGTGTGGGACGCGGGAACCACCGGCGCCATGCTCGCGCTCTGCGCGTACCTCGCCGTGCTGTCGCTCGCGCTGTCGGCTCGGTTCCTGTCGGGGCGCTGGCGCACGATCCAGCTCGTGGGACACGACGTGGTCGTCTGA
- a CDS encoding lipopolysaccharide biosynthesis protein: protein MSDAPSDTKVTSQKAGRGLLVITGAKVYFVVTSFGIQLALPSFFSGPRVFGQFGTIMAAISILNNVLIAATIQSVSKLVSEDEARGPAVLRQGLQIQLVVGGLLSALLFAAAPYFADFHADPALAPMMRVSSSVVLAYALYAALIGDLNGRQRFATQAKFDIGFSTLRTLGIVGGAALGFGAFGAFTGFASAAVTICVAALLVVGIGQRGKGTHLRTWMAFMAPIWLYQGFLNGILQIDIQVLSRTLGDLGREAGMASAAAGENAQTLVGYYRAAQTFAFVPYQLILSMTFIVFPMVSRALASGDEDAARRTIQGALRFSMLALLAIACPIAGASDGVMRIAYPEAYLAGAPALGALVFGIAAFALFVITATVLTSAGQPRVAALIAGVSLGVVLVATRFFIVAAGPDNDALLAAALGTCAGTVFALLGAGAAVYARFRAFLPPLSVVRGALAGAGAFAAAAFIPHGSRVMSIVALAGGFAAFLLGLVLTGELGKAELKAGRSALGV, encoded by the coding sequence ATGTCGGACGCCCCCAGCGACACCAAGGTGACCAGCCAGAAGGCCGGCCGTGGCCTGCTCGTCATCACGGGCGCCAAGGTCTACTTCGTCGTCACCAGCTTCGGCATCCAGCTCGCCCTGCCCAGCTTCTTCAGCGGCCCGCGCGTGTTCGGTCAGTTCGGCACCATCATGGCGGCCATCAGCATCCTCAACAACGTGCTGATCGCGGCCACCATCCAGTCCGTCAGCAAGCTGGTGAGCGAAGACGAGGCCCGCGGCCCGGCGGTGCTGCGCCAGGGCCTGCAGATCCAGCTGGTGGTGGGCGGCCTGCTCTCGGCGCTGCTGTTCGCGGCGGCGCCCTACTTCGCGGACTTCCACGCCGACCCGGCGCTGGCCCCCATGATGCGGGTGTCGTCGTCCGTGGTGCTGGCCTACGCGCTGTATGCGGCGCTGATCGGTGACCTGAACGGGCGGCAGCGCTTCGCCACCCAGGCCAAGTTCGACATCGGCTTCTCCACGCTGCGCACGCTCGGCATCGTGGGCGGCGCGGCCCTCGGCTTCGGGGCTTTCGGCGCGTTCACGGGCTTCGCCAGCGCCGCCGTGACCATCTGCGTGGCGGCGCTGCTGGTGGTGGGCATCGGCCAGCGCGGCAAGGGCACGCACCTGCGCACGTGGATGGCCTTCATGGCGCCCATCTGGCTCTATCAGGGGTTCCTCAACGGCATCCTGCAGATCGACATCCAGGTGCTCTCGCGCACCCTGGGAGACCTCGGCCGTGAGGCCGGCATGGCCAGCGCCGCCGCGGGCGAGAACGCGCAGACGCTGGTGGGCTACTACCGCGCCGCGCAGACCTTCGCGTTCGTGCCGTATCAGCTGATCCTCTCCATGACGTTCATCGTCTTCCCCATGGTCTCGCGCGCCCTGGCCAGCGGTGACGAAGACGCCGCCCGGCGCACCATTCAGGGGGCCCTGCGCTTCTCCATGCTGGCGCTGCTGGCCATCGCCTGCCCCATCGCGGGCGCGTCCGACGGCGTCATGCGCATCGCCTACCCGGAGGCCTACCTGGCGGGCGCCCCGGCCTTGGGCGCGCTGGTCTTCGGCATCGCGGCCTTCGCGCTCTTCGTCATCACCGCCACCGTGCTCACCAGCGCCGGGCAGCCGCGCGTGGCCGCGCTCATCGCGGGCGTGTCGCTGGGCGTGGTGCTGGTGGCCACGCGCTTCTTCATCGTGGCCGCGGGCCCAGACAACGACGCCCTGCTGGCCGCCGCGCTCGGCACCTGCGCCGGCACCGTGTTCGCGCTGCTGGGAGCGGGCGCCGCGGTCTACGCCCGCTTCCGCGCGTTCCTGCCGCCGCTCTCGGTGGTGCGCGGTGCCCTCGCGGGTGCCGGCGCCTTCGCTGCGGCCGCCTTCATCCCGCACGGCAGCCGCGTCATGAGCATCGTCGCCCTGGCCGGCGGCTTCGCGGCGTTCCTGCTGGGCCTGGTGCTCACCGGCGAGCTGGGCAAGGCGGAGCTCAAGGCCGGGCGCAGCGCCCTCGGGGTCTGA
- the moaC gene encoding cyclic pyranopterin monophosphate synthase MoaC yields the protein MGSDDTHESGLTHLSARGEAHMVDVGDKAVTQREARARGALRMAPETRRRLLAEDTPKGDVFASARIAGIQAAKKTADLIPLCHPLQLSAVSVTLEPDADGERVWIEATVRCSGKTGVEMEALTAVSVAALTLYDMLKGIDREMVIESIALHEKSGGQRGHYVRSTPSS from the coding sequence ATGGGCAGCGACGACACGCACGAGAGCGGGCTGACCCACCTGAGCGCGCGTGGCGAGGCCCACATGGTGGACGTGGGCGACAAGGCCGTGACCCAGCGCGAGGCGCGTGCCCGCGGCGCGTTGCGCATGGCCCCCGAGACGCGGCGCCGGCTGCTGGCCGAGGACACGCCCAAGGGCGACGTGTTCGCCAGCGCGCGCATCGCGGGCATCCAGGCGGCCAAGAAGACGGCGGACCTGATCCCCCTGTGCCACCCGCTCCAGCTCTCGGCGGTGAGCGTCACGCTCGAGCCCGACGCGGACGGAGAGCGCGTGTGGATCGAGGCCACCGTGCGCTGCAGCGGCAAGACCGGCGTGGAGATGGAGGCCCTCACGGCGGTCAGCGTGGCGGCGCTCACGCTGTACGACATGCTCAAGGGCATCGACCGCGAGATGGTCATCGAGAGCATCGCGCTGCACGAGAAGAGCGGTGGGCAGCGCGGGCACTACGTGCGCTCTACGCCCAGTTCGTGA